A single region of the Kineosporiaceae bacterium SCSIO 59966 genome encodes:
- the gnd gene encoding decarboxylating 6-phosphogluconate dehydrogenase, whose product MHIGLVGLGRMGGNMRERLRRAGLDVTGYDRDPQVSDVDSLAAMVEALPAPRTVWVMVPAGDITRGVVEELGGLLEAGDLVIEGGNSHYTDDREHAAFLAERGIGYLDCGVSGGVWGLDNGYGLMCGGSADDVERAMPVFDALRPEGPREEGFVHAGDVGAGHYAKMVHNGIEYGLMQAYAEGYELLAAKDIVTDVHGCFQAWSRGTVVRSWLLDLLVKALDEDAGLTGIKGYVEDSGEGRWTVQEAIDNAVPMPVISAALFARFASRQEDSPAMKAVAALRHQFGGHAMTEAGPTSGTEDVSAEAEADEAGPSSGAGDTD is encoded by the coding sequence GTGCACATCGGTCTGGTCGGGCTGGGCAGGATGGGCGGCAACATGCGCGAGCGGCTGCGCCGCGCGGGCCTGGACGTGACCGGGTACGACCGGGACCCGCAGGTCAGCGATGTCGACTCCCTCGCAGCCATGGTCGAGGCGCTGCCGGCGCCGCGCACGGTGTGGGTGATGGTGCCGGCCGGCGACATCACCCGGGGCGTCGTCGAGGAGCTCGGCGGCCTGCTCGAGGCCGGGGACCTCGTGATCGAGGGCGGGAACTCCCACTACACCGACGACCGGGAGCACGCCGCCTTTCTCGCCGAACGTGGCATCGGCTACCTCGACTGCGGCGTCAGCGGCGGGGTGTGGGGCCTGGACAACGGCTACGGCCTCATGTGCGGTGGCTCGGCCGACGACGTCGAGCGGGCGATGCCGGTGTTCGACGCGCTGCGCCCGGAGGGTCCTCGCGAGGAGGGCTTCGTGCACGCCGGCGACGTCGGCGCCGGCCACTACGCGAAGATGGTCCACAACGGCATCGAGTACGGGCTCATGCAGGCCTACGCCGAGGGCTACGAGCTGCTCGCGGCCAAGGACATCGTCACCGACGTCCACGGCTGCTTCCAGGCCTGGAGCCGGGGCACCGTCGTCCGCTCCTGGCTGCTCGACCTGCTCGTCAAGGCGCTGGACGAGGACGCCGGTCTGACCGGGATCAAGGGCTACGTCGAGGACTCCGGCGAGGGCCGGTGGACCGTGCAGGAGGCCATCGACAACGCCGTCCCGATGCCGGTGATCTCCGCTGCCCTGTTCGCCCGGTTCGCCTCCCGGCAGGAGGACTCCCCGGCGATGAAGGCGGTCGCCGCGCTGCGCCACCAGTTCGGCGGGCACGCCATGACCGAGGCCGGGCCGACGTCCGGCACCGAGGACGTCAGCGCCGAGGCCGAGGCCGACGAGGCCGGTCCCTCCTCCGGCGCCGGCGACACGGACTGA